The following coding sequences lie in one Pungitius pungitius chromosome 18, fPunPun2.1, whole genome shotgun sequence genomic window:
- the slc27a4 gene encoding long-chain fatty acid transport protein 4 isoform X1: protein MTEKKAMKSKWMMRLACSTSLLFVLRLLVGLPWFQVLPAVLIFYLGTGGWSFLKIFAKTVGRDLHAAYVLLRVKMNVRRHLKEKNTIPKIFAETVARHGDKTALIFEGTGEKWTFRQLDEYSNRVANLLLERGFKDGDVVALFMENRSQYVGLWLGMAKIGVEAALINFNLRMEALVHCVTISNAKAVVFGSELNEAVSEVHGLMGKAVQMFCLGDFDPTRVPRGTERLEPLLDNALTHLPSRPQRCFTDRLFYIYTSGTTGMPKAAIVVHSRYYRMAALVYYGFKMTPDDVLYDCLPLYHSAGNIVGVGQCLIHGMSVVIRKKFSASRFWDDCAKYNCTIVQYIGEICRYLLNQPVRDAEKQHRVRMALGNGLRQSIWVEFMNRFNVPQIAEFYGATECNCSLGNFGNKIGACGFNSQILPFIYPIRLVRVDEETMELIRGPDGVCIPCKPGEPGQLVGRIIQNDPLRRFDGYVNQSATSKKIAQSVFKKGDSAYLSGDVLIMDDCGHMFFKDRTGDTFRWKGENVSTTEVEGTLSRLLDMKDVVVYGVEVPGAEGKAGMAAIADPTHSTDLVKLVRDMEKALPPYARPVFLRFLPEVDKTGTFKFQKTDLRRDGFDPSAVSDKLYFMDCRTASYMQLNEELYHSILSGKQKL from the exons ATGACTGAAAAGAAAGCTATGAAGTCAAAGTG GATGATGCGTCTAGCGTGCTCCACGTCCCTGCTGTTTGTGCTGAGGCTGCTGGTGGGCCTGCCTTGGTTCCAGGTTCTGCCGGCCGTCTTGATCTTCTACCTGGGAACCGGAGGATGGAGCTTCCTGAAGATTTTCGCCAAGACAGTTGGCAGAGACTTGCA TGCGGCATATGTGCTGTTGCGGGTGAAGATGAATGTCAGACGCCACCTCAAAGAGAAGAACACCATTCCAAAGATATTTGCTGAAACGGTGGCCCGCCACGGGGACAAGACGGCGCTGATCTTTGAGGGGACCGGGGAGAAGTGGACCTTCCGGCAGTTGGACGAGTACTCCAACAGAGTGgccaacctgctgctggagagggGCTTCAAG gatgGCGACGTTGTGGCTCTCTTCATGGAGAACAGATCCCAGTACGTGGGCCTCTGGCTCGGCATGGCCAAAATCGGAGTCGAGGCAGCTCTCATCAACTTCAATTTGAGGATGGAGGCCTTGGTGCACTGTGTCACCATCTCCAATGCCAAGGCCGTGGTGTTTGGCTCAGAGCTGAATGAAG CCGTGTCCGAGGTCCACGGCTTGATGGGGAAAGCCGTGCAGATGTTCTGTTTGGGAGACTTTGACCCCACGCGAGTCCCACGGGGAACCGAGCGCCTCGAGCCGTTGCTGGACAACGCCCTGACCCACCTGCCAAGCCGGCCGCAGCGCTGCTTCACCG atcgCCTGTTCTACATCTACACGTCAGGAACCACTGGGATGCCGAAAGCTGCTATTGTCGTGCACAGCAG GTACTACCGCATGGCAGCCTTGGTATATTATGGCTTTAAGATGACTCCAGATGACGTGCTGTATGATTGCCTTCCGCTCTACCACTCTGCAG GTAACATTGTGGGAGTGGGCCAGTGCTTAATACACGGCATGAGTGTAGTCATCAGAAAGAAGTTCTCAGCCTCACGTTTCTGGGACGACTGTGCCAAATACAACTGCACT ATAGTGCAGTACATTGGTGAGATCTGCAGATACCTGCTGAACCAGCCGGTTCGGGACGCCGAGAAGCAACATCGAGTGCGCATGGCACTGGGCAACGGCCTGCGCCAGTCCATATGGGTGGAGTTCATGAACCGCTTCAATGTCCCGCAGATCGCCGAGTTCTACGGAGCCACCGAGTGCAACTGCAGCCTGGGAAACTTTGGTAACAAG ATTGGCGCATGCGGCTTCAACAGTCAGATCCTGCCGTTCATCTACCCCATCCGACTGGTGAGGGTTGACGAGGAGACCATGGAGCTCATTAGGGGACCTGATGGCGTCTGTATTCCCTGCAAACCTG GTGAACCTGGGCAGCTAGTAGGTAGGATCATTCAAAATGATCCTCTTCGGAGGTTTGACGGCTACGTCAACCAATCGGCAACCAGCAAGAAGATTGCTCAGAGTGTCTTCAAGAAGGGAGACAGTGCCTATCTTTCAG GTGATGTGTTGATCATGGACGACTGCGGACACATGTTCTTCAAGGACCGCACAGGAGACACTTTCCGGTGGAAAGGAGAGAACGTCTCAACGACCGAGGTGGAGGGGACGCTCAGCCGGCTTTTGGACATGAAAGATGTCGTTGTCTATGGAGTGGAAGTACCAG GAGCAGAGGGAAAGGCTGGAATGGCCGCCATCGCCGATCCAACTCACTCCACTGACCTGGTGAAGTTGGTGAGGGACATGGAGAAGGCTCTTCCTCCGTATGCCAGACCCGTATTCCTTCGCTTCCTTCCAGAGGTCGACAAGACAG GGACGTTTAAGTTTCAGAAGACGGACCTGCGGCGGGACGGCTTTGACCCCAGCGCCGTGTCAGACAAACTTTACTTCATGGATTGCAGAACAGCGTCTTACATGCAGCTGAACGAGGAGCTTTACCACTCCATATTATCAGGAAAACAGAAATTGTGA
- the slc27a4 gene encoding long-chain fatty acid transport protein 4 isoform X2, which produces MMRLACSTSLLFVLRLLVGLPWFQVLPAVLIFYLGTGGWSFLKIFAKTVGRDLHAAYVLLRVKMNVRRHLKEKNTIPKIFAETVARHGDKTALIFEGTGEKWTFRQLDEYSNRVANLLLERGFKDGDVVALFMENRSQYVGLWLGMAKIGVEAALINFNLRMEALVHCVTISNAKAVVFGSELNEAVSEVHGLMGKAVQMFCLGDFDPTRVPRGTERLEPLLDNALTHLPSRPQRCFTDRLFYIYTSGTTGMPKAAIVVHSRYYRMAALVYYGFKMTPDDVLYDCLPLYHSAGNIVGVGQCLIHGMSVVIRKKFSASRFWDDCAKYNCTIVQYIGEICRYLLNQPVRDAEKQHRVRMALGNGLRQSIWVEFMNRFNVPQIAEFYGATECNCSLGNFGNKIGACGFNSQILPFIYPIRLVRVDEETMELIRGPDGVCIPCKPGEPGQLVGRIIQNDPLRRFDGYVNQSATSKKIAQSVFKKGDSAYLSGDVLIMDDCGHMFFKDRTGDTFRWKGENVSTTEVEGTLSRLLDMKDVVVYGVEVPGAEGKAGMAAIADPTHSTDLVKLVRDMEKALPPYARPVFLRFLPEVDKTGTFKFQKTDLRRDGFDPSAVSDKLYFMDCRTASYMQLNEELYHSILSGKQKL; this is translated from the exons ATGATGCGTCTAGCGTGCTCCACGTCCCTGCTGTTTGTGCTGAGGCTGCTGGTGGGCCTGCCTTGGTTCCAGGTTCTGCCGGCCGTCTTGATCTTCTACCTGGGAACCGGAGGATGGAGCTTCCTGAAGATTTTCGCCAAGACAGTTGGCAGAGACTTGCA TGCGGCATATGTGCTGTTGCGGGTGAAGATGAATGTCAGACGCCACCTCAAAGAGAAGAACACCATTCCAAAGATATTTGCTGAAACGGTGGCCCGCCACGGGGACAAGACGGCGCTGATCTTTGAGGGGACCGGGGAGAAGTGGACCTTCCGGCAGTTGGACGAGTACTCCAACAGAGTGgccaacctgctgctggagagggGCTTCAAG gatgGCGACGTTGTGGCTCTCTTCATGGAGAACAGATCCCAGTACGTGGGCCTCTGGCTCGGCATGGCCAAAATCGGAGTCGAGGCAGCTCTCATCAACTTCAATTTGAGGATGGAGGCCTTGGTGCACTGTGTCACCATCTCCAATGCCAAGGCCGTGGTGTTTGGCTCAGAGCTGAATGAAG CCGTGTCCGAGGTCCACGGCTTGATGGGGAAAGCCGTGCAGATGTTCTGTTTGGGAGACTTTGACCCCACGCGAGTCCCACGGGGAACCGAGCGCCTCGAGCCGTTGCTGGACAACGCCCTGACCCACCTGCCAAGCCGGCCGCAGCGCTGCTTCACCG atcgCCTGTTCTACATCTACACGTCAGGAACCACTGGGATGCCGAAAGCTGCTATTGTCGTGCACAGCAG GTACTACCGCATGGCAGCCTTGGTATATTATGGCTTTAAGATGACTCCAGATGACGTGCTGTATGATTGCCTTCCGCTCTACCACTCTGCAG GTAACATTGTGGGAGTGGGCCAGTGCTTAATACACGGCATGAGTGTAGTCATCAGAAAGAAGTTCTCAGCCTCACGTTTCTGGGACGACTGTGCCAAATACAACTGCACT ATAGTGCAGTACATTGGTGAGATCTGCAGATACCTGCTGAACCAGCCGGTTCGGGACGCCGAGAAGCAACATCGAGTGCGCATGGCACTGGGCAACGGCCTGCGCCAGTCCATATGGGTGGAGTTCATGAACCGCTTCAATGTCCCGCAGATCGCCGAGTTCTACGGAGCCACCGAGTGCAACTGCAGCCTGGGAAACTTTGGTAACAAG ATTGGCGCATGCGGCTTCAACAGTCAGATCCTGCCGTTCATCTACCCCATCCGACTGGTGAGGGTTGACGAGGAGACCATGGAGCTCATTAGGGGACCTGATGGCGTCTGTATTCCCTGCAAACCTG GTGAACCTGGGCAGCTAGTAGGTAGGATCATTCAAAATGATCCTCTTCGGAGGTTTGACGGCTACGTCAACCAATCGGCAACCAGCAAGAAGATTGCTCAGAGTGTCTTCAAGAAGGGAGACAGTGCCTATCTTTCAG GTGATGTGTTGATCATGGACGACTGCGGACACATGTTCTTCAAGGACCGCACAGGAGACACTTTCCGGTGGAAAGGAGAGAACGTCTCAACGACCGAGGTGGAGGGGACGCTCAGCCGGCTTTTGGACATGAAAGATGTCGTTGTCTATGGAGTGGAAGTACCAG GAGCAGAGGGAAAGGCTGGAATGGCCGCCATCGCCGATCCAACTCACTCCACTGACCTGGTGAAGTTGGTGAGGGACATGGAGAAGGCTCTTCCTCCGTATGCCAGACCCGTATTCCTTCGCTTCCTTCCAGAGGTCGACAAGACAG GGACGTTTAAGTTTCAGAAGACGGACCTGCGGCGGGACGGCTTTGACCCCAGCGCCGTGTCAGACAAACTTTACTTCATGGATTGCAGAACAGCGTCTTACATGCAGCTGAACGAGGAGCTTTACCACTCCATATTATCAGGAAAACAGAAATTGTGA
- the ptgdsa gene encoding prostaglandin D2 synthase a has product MRTTVLAVVIVTLCVMVVDADLKPQKDFNLRMFTGRWYRVGLAYDSPSFTPFRDKVKASMGIITTVPNGNVNLTMWDATPLGCQRKVYNYEKTSVPGQFTYFSTRNNMVKDITVVDTNYTDYAVVLKHKVFNREYTQVALYGRSQSVRNDTIMKFKAFALSQGFPRDSILTPPPAENCPPSRSGR; this is encoded by the exons ATGAGGACCACTGTGCTCGCTGTTGTCATAGTGACGTTGTGCGTGATGGTGGTGGACGCAGACTTGAAGCCTCAGAAAGATTTCAACCTGCGGATg ttCACAGGGAGATGGTACCGTGTGGGCCTGGCCTATGACTCGCCAAGTTTCACCCCCTTCAGAGACAAAGTGAAGGCCTCCATGGGCATCATTACAACGGTGCCAAACGGCAATGTTAACCTCACCATGTGGGACGCCAC ACCTTTAGGTTGTCAGAGGAAAGTGTACAACTATGAGAAGACCAGCGTACCTGGACAGTTCACCTACTTCAGCACAC gCAATAACATGGTGAAGGACATCACAGTGGTGGACACAAACTATACTGATTACGCCGTGGTTCTCAAACACAAGGTTTTTAACAGAGAGTACACGCAGGTGGCGCTTTACG GTCGCTCGCAATCAGTCCGAAATGATACGATCATGAAGTTTAAGGCCTTTGCCTTGTCCCAAGGTTTCCCCAGAGACTCGATTCTGACTCCACCTCCGGCAG AGAATTGCCCACCATCAAGATCAGGGCGTTAG
- the LOC119226557 gene encoding protein AMBP-like isoform X3 — MERVVCVAALLVLGSVWMVQTVPVLLEPLILPKENFDLDQFMGRWNELAVVSTCPYYMQRKRGNPIIVALELEHGASDSNFTMTATHFRNGSCHQTSTDYRVTNTMGRFYHYIARFRADVDSFVVHYKYDEYAMIRLLSVEQPSGNRTTTIKLYSRSMSVGATVLDDFKTLVRQHGLSDVAIIMNQNKGVCVPGERVTQPSQLNIRRR; from the exons ATGgaaagagttgtgtgtgtggcggCTCTGCTGGTCCTCGGCTCTGTCTGGATGGTCCAGACGGTCCCTGTGCTCCTGGAACCTTTAATCCTCCCAAAGGAGAACTTTGATCTGGAccag TTCATGGGGAGGTGGAATGAGTTGGCAGTGGTTTCTACATGTCCTTACTACATGCAGCGTAAGAGGGGAAACCCCATCATCGTTGCCCTGGAGCTGGAACATGGCGCCTCTGATAGCAACTTCACAATGACAGCCACTCATTTCAG GAATGGCTCATGTCACCAGACGTCCACTGATTACCGTGTGACCAACACTATGGGACGGTTCTACCATTATATTGCAA GATTCAGGGCAGATGTTGATTCCTTCGTGGTCCATTACAAATATGATGAGTACGCAATGATTCGTCTGCTGAGCGTGGAGCAACCATCAGGAAATAGAACAACCACAATCAAGCTTTATA GTCGAAGTATGAGTGTTGGGGCCACTGTGCTGGATGACTTCAAAACGCTGGTCAGACAACATGGTCTGAGTGATGTCGCAATCATCATGAATCAGAACAAAG gtgtgtgtgttccaggtgAGCGGGTGACACAGCCGTCACAGCTCAACATCAG GAGGAGGTAA
- the LOC119226557 gene encoding protein AMBP-like isoform X2, whose translation MERVVCVAALLVLGSVWMVQTVPVLLEPLILPKENFDLDQFMGRWNELAVVSTCPYYMQRKRGNPIIVALELEHGASDSNFTMTATHFRNGSCHQTSTDYRVTNTMGRFYHYIARFRADVDSFVVHYKYDEYAMIRLLSVEQPSGNRTTTIKLYSRSMSVGATVLDDFKTLVRQHGLSDVAIIMNQNKGDPLLMAQGLQMKCIYQCGTSLKHKDKCCRHE comes from the exons ATGgaaagagttgtgtgtgtggcggCTCTGCTGGTCCTCGGCTCTGTCTGGATGGTCCAGACGGTCCCTGTGCTCCTGGAACCTTTAATCCTCCCAAAGGAGAACTTTGATCTGGAccag TTCATGGGGAGGTGGAATGAGTTGGCAGTGGTTTCTACATGTCCTTACTACATGCAGCGTAAGAGGGGAAACCCCATCATCGTTGCCCTGGAGCTGGAACATGGCGCCTCTGATAGCAACTTCACAATGACAGCCACTCATTTCAG GAATGGCTCATGTCACCAGACGTCCACTGATTACCGTGTGACCAACACTATGGGACGGTTCTACCATTATATTGCAA GATTCAGGGCAGATGTTGATTCCTTCGTGGTCCATTACAAATATGATGAGTACGCAATGATTCGTCTGCTGAGCGTGGAGCAACCATCAGGAAATAGAACAACCACAATCAAGCTTTATA GTCGAAGTATGAGTGTTGGGGCCACTGTGCTGGATGACTTCAAAACGCTGGTCAGACAACATGGTCTGAGTGATGTCGCAATCATCATGAATCAGAACAAAGGTGACCCACTGCTGATGGCCCAAGGTctacaaatgaaatgcatttaccAGTGCGGGACTTCtttgaaacacaaagacaaatgttgCCGACATGAATGA
- the LOC119226557 gene encoding protein AMBP-like isoform X1, with amino-acid sequence MERVVCVAALLVLGSVWMVQTVPVLLEPLILPKENFDLDQFMGRWNELAVVSTCPYYMQRKRGNPIIVALELEHGASDSNFTMTATHFRNGSCHQTSTDYRVTNTMGRFYHYIARFRADVDSFVVHYKYDEYAMIRLLSVEQPSGNRTTTIKLYSRSMSVGATVLDDFKTLVRQHGLSDVAIIMNQNKGVCVPGGGKEIRHQLCFLQMRRTIGMFDQVRTSNLMFRGTLYEIGSSLTALKMVACESAAHSADTNCVRTTPTVYELHQLCTNSTNCV; translated from the exons ATGgaaagagttgtgtgtgtggcggCTCTGCTGGTCCTCGGCTCTGTCTGGATGGTCCAGACGGTCCCTGTGCTCCTGGAACCTTTAATCCTCCCAAAGGAGAACTTTGATCTGGAccag TTCATGGGGAGGTGGAATGAGTTGGCAGTGGTTTCTACATGTCCTTACTACATGCAGCGTAAGAGGGGAAACCCCATCATCGTTGCCCTGGAGCTGGAACATGGCGCCTCTGATAGCAACTTCACAATGACAGCCACTCATTTCAG GAATGGCTCATGTCACCAGACGTCCACTGATTACCGTGTGACCAACACTATGGGACGGTTCTACCATTATATTGCAA GATTCAGGGCAGATGTTGATTCCTTCGTGGTCCATTACAAATATGATGAGTACGCAATGATTCGTCTGCTGAGCGTGGAGCAACCATCAGGAAATAGAACAACCACAATCAAGCTTTATA GTCGAAGTATGAGTGTTGGGGCCACTGTGCTGGATGACTTCAAAACGCTGGTCAGACAACATGGTCTGAGTGATGTCGCAATCATCATGAATCAGAACAAAG gtgtgtgtgttccag GAGGAGGTAAAGAAATACGGCACCAATTATGTTTTCTGCAAATGAGGAGGACCATTGGAATGTTTGACCAGGTGAGGACAAGCAACTTAATGTTTAGAGGTACATTATATGAGATTGGGAGCAGTTTAACGGCTCTCAAAATGGTGGCTTGTGAGTCAGCTGCTCACAGCGCTGACACCAACTGTGTACGAACTACACCAACTGTGTACGAACTACACCAACTGTGTACGAACTCCACCAACTGTGTATGA